One genomic segment of Pelagerythrobacter marensis includes these proteins:
- a CDS encoding fumarate hydratase, whose protein sequence is MSDFEGRPVVAIREADLIESVADALQYISYYHPMDYIRALGAAYEAEQGPAAKDAIAQILTNSRMCAEGHRPICQDTGIVNVFVKWGQDCRLDSSRSLQDVVDEGVRRAYNHPDNKLRASILADPAFTRRNTRDNTPCVLSVEMVPGDKVEIDVAAKGGGSENKSKFKMMNPSDNIVDWVLEQIPSMGAGWCPPGMLGIGIGGTAEHCVKLAKQSLMDPIDMAQLKARGPQSDIEKLRIDIYDAVNAQGVGAQGLGGLSTVLDVKIFDAPCHAAGKPVAMIPNCAATRHAHFTLDGSGPTYLEPPKLDEWPDVHWQPDASARRVDLDNLTKEEVESWQHGDRLLLSGKMLTGRDAAHKRIQDMLSRGEDLPVDFRGRAIYYVGPVDPVMGEVVGPAGPTTATRMDKFTETMLDLGLLAMIGKAERGADAVEVISRFKVAYLMATGGAAYLVARAIKQAEVVAFEDLGMEAIYEFTVEDMPVTVAVDAQGNNVHTLAPAQWKERIAREKLLEGA, encoded by the coding sequence ATGAGCGACTTTGAAGGACGACCTGTAGTAGCGATCCGTGAAGCGGACCTGATCGAGAGCGTGGCCGACGCGCTGCAGTATATCTCTTACTATCACCCGATGGACTATATCCGCGCGCTCGGCGCTGCCTACGAGGCGGAGCAGGGGCCTGCGGCGAAGGACGCGATCGCGCAGATCCTGACCAACAGCAGGATGTGCGCCGAAGGGCACCGGCCGATCTGTCAGGACACCGGAATCGTGAACGTCTTCGTCAAATGGGGGCAGGACTGCCGGCTCGATTCGTCCCGCAGCCTGCAGGACGTGGTCGATGAGGGGGTGCGCCGGGCCTACAATCACCCCGACAACAAGCTGCGCGCCTCGATCCTGGCCGATCCCGCGTTCACGCGCCGCAACACGCGCGACAATACGCCGTGCGTCCTGTCGGTGGAAATGGTTCCGGGCGACAAGGTGGAGATCGACGTGGCTGCGAAAGGCGGCGGCAGCGAGAACAAGTCCAAGTTCAAGATGATGAACCCGAGCGACAATATCGTCGACTGGGTGCTGGAACAGATCCCTTCGATGGGCGCAGGATGGTGCCCGCCCGGAATGCTCGGCATTGGCATCGGCGGCACTGCCGAACATTGCGTCAAGCTCGCCAAGCAGAGCCTGATGGACCCGATCGACATGGCGCAGCTGAAGGCGCGCGGCCCGCAAAGCGATATCGAGAAGCTGCGGATCGACATCTACGACGCGGTCAATGCCCAGGGCGTGGGCGCACAGGGGCTGGGCGGCCTGTCGACCGTGCTCGACGTCAAGATTTTCGACGCGCCCTGCCACGCGGCGGGCAAGCCGGTGGCGATGATCCCCAATTGCGCGGCGACGCGCCATGCGCATTTCACGCTCGACGGATCGGGCCCGACTTATCTCGAACCGCCGAAGCTGGATGAATGGCCCGATGTTCACTGGCAGCCCGACGCCTCCGCCCGGCGGGTCGATCTCGACAACCTGACCAAAGAGGAAGTGGAAAGCTGGCAGCATGGCGATCGTCTGCTGCTCTCGGGCAAGATGCTGACCGGCCGCGATGCGGCGCACAAGCGGATCCAGGACATGCTGTCGCGGGGTGAGGACCTGCCGGTCGATTTCCGCGGCCGTGCGATCTATTACGTCGGCCCGGTCGATCCCGTGATGGGCGAAGTCGTCGGCCCGGCAGGCCCGACCACCGCCACCAGGATGGACAAGTTCACCGAAACGATGCTGGATCTTGGCCTGCTGGCCATGATCGGCAAGGCGGAACGCGGCGCCGACGCGGTCGAGGTGATCAGCCGCTTCAAGGTCGCCTATCTGATGGCGACCGGGGGCGCGGCCTATCTCGTCGCGCGCGCGATCAAGCAGGCTGAAGTCGTTGCATTCGAAGATCTGGGCATGGAAGCGATCTACGAATTCACGGTGGAGGACATGCCCGTGACGGTGGCCGTCGATGCGCAGGGCAACAACGTGCACACGCTCGCCCCGGCGCAATGGAAAGAGCGGATCGCGCGCGAAAAGCTGCTCGAGGGTGCGTGA
- the ybaL gene encoding YbaL family putative K(+) efflux transporter has protein sequence MPHHTPLIGTIVAGFVAAFLMGALAHKLRISPVAGYLFAGVLVGPFTPGFVADTALANELAEIGVMLLMFGVGLHFSLRDLLSVKHIALPGAVLQIAVATALGLGLAQYLGWSIAAGLIFGLALSVASTVVLLRALETRNLVESNRGRIAVGWLIVEDLAMILALVLLPAVAGMLSGETDGSGLPAILGMTLLKVGGFVAFMLIVARRVIPAALHWTAHTGSRELFRLAVLSIALGVALGAAYIFDVSFALGAFFAGMILGETQLSRRAAEETLPLRDAFAVLFFVSVGMLFDPSVVLEQPGPLVATVLIIVVGKSLAAYAIVRAFGHDNGSALTVAASLAQIGEFSFILAGLGTQVGVLPSEGRDLILAGAIFSILVNPVIFALVAGRLGQVRQREAADAEERERTRQRERREHVILVGHGRVGRLIAEGAAHRGRALVVIEDQADFALRAQEAGREVVIGNASNPHVLDEAGIRSASKLIIAIPEGFEGGAIAEHARRLNPDIVIFARAHSDEEVDYLEKLGVDHVIMGEREIARTILGLAATGPAPA, from the coding sequence TTGCCCCATCATACACCCCTGATCGGGACCATCGTTGCTGGCTTCGTCGCCGCGTTCCTTATGGGCGCGCTGGCCCACAAGCTGCGCATTTCGCCCGTTGCCGGCTATCTGTTCGCCGGCGTTCTGGTGGGCCCGTTCACGCCCGGTTTCGTTGCCGACACCGCGCTGGCAAACGAGCTGGCGGAAATCGGCGTAATGCTCCTGATGTTCGGGGTGGGGCTTCATTTCTCGCTGCGCGACCTGTTGTCGGTCAAACATATCGCGCTGCCCGGCGCTGTGTTGCAGATCGCGGTCGCAACGGCGCTTGGGCTTGGCCTGGCGCAGTATCTCGGATGGTCGATTGCGGCCGGCCTGATCTTCGGTCTGGCGCTCTCGGTCGCGAGCACGGTGGTGCTGCTGCGGGCGCTCGAGACGCGCAATCTGGTCGAAAGCAATCGGGGGCGGATCGCGGTCGGCTGGCTGATCGTGGAAGACCTCGCGATGATCCTCGCGCTGGTGCTGCTACCCGCGGTTGCAGGGATGCTGTCGGGCGAAACGGACGGCAGCGGGCTGCCGGCAATTCTGGGGATGACCCTGCTGAAGGTGGGCGGCTTCGTCGCCTTCATGCTGATCGTTGCGCGGCGCGTGATCCCGGCGGCGCTGCACTGGACAGCGCATACCGGCTCGCGCGAACTGTTTCGTCTGGCGGTGCTTTCGATCGCGCTGGGGGTGGCGCTTGGCGCGGCTTACATTTTCGACGTGTCGTTCGCGCTGGGTGCGTTCTTTGCCGGGATGATCCTGGGCGAAACGCAATTGAGCCGCCGCGCGGCAGAAGAAACGCTGCCCCTGCGCGATGCGTTCGCGGTGCTGTTTTTCGTTTCGGTCGGAATGCTGTTCGACCCCTCGGTGGTGCTCGAACAGCCCGGGCCATTGGTTGCGACGGTCCTGATCATCGTGGTCGGAAAGTCGCTGGCTGCCTACGCCATCGTGCGCGCGTTCGGGCACGACAACGGCTCCGCGTTGACGGTCGCGGCGAGCCTGGCCCAAATCGGTGAATTCTCGTTCATCCTGGCAGGATTGGGCACGCAAGTGGGCGTGTTGCCGTCCGAAGGGCGGGACCTGATCCTGGCAGGTGCGATTTTCTCGATCCTGGTGAACCCGGTTATTTTCGCCCTCGTCGCCGGGCGTCTGGGGCAGGTTCGCCAGCGCGAGGCGGCCGATGCCGAAGAACGCGAACGCACCCGCCAGCGCGAGCGGCGCGAACACGTGATCCTGGTCGGCCACGGCCGCGTCGGCCGCCTGATCGCGGAGGGAGCGGCCCATCGCGGCCGGGCCCTCGTGGTGATAGAAGATCAGGCGGATTTCGCACTCCGGGCGCAGGAGGCCGGGCGCGAGGTGGTGATCGGCAATGCGAGCAACCCCCACGTTCTCGACGAAGCCGGCATCCGGTCCGCCTCAAAGCTGATCATTGCCATCCCCGAAGGTTTCGAGGGCGGCGCGATTGCCGAACATGCTCGCCGACTGAACCCCGATATCGTGATCTTCGCCCGGGCCCATTCGGACGAGGAAGTGGACTATCTGGAGAAACTGGGGGTCGATCACGTGATCATGGGTGAACGCGAAATCGCGCGGACGATTCTGGGGCTTGCCGCTACTGGCCCCGCCCCCGCCTGA
- a CDS encoding UrcA family protein, which yields MKRPLIALAAIATFGATAAPAYADSLSIPYRDLDLSTAEGQKALDRRIDVAAREFCALDQQRTGTRIASSGSRRCYVETKRQAKKHFAAILDEQRVGG from the coding sequence ATGAAACGCCCCCTGATTGCCCTTGCCGCCATCGCCACCTTTGGCGCCACTGCCGCGCCCGCTTACGCGGATTCGCTTTCCATCCCCTATCGCGATCTCGACCTTTCGACGGCGGAAGGCCAGAAGGCCCTCGATCGCCGGATCGATGTGGCCGCTCGCGAATTCTGCGCGCTCGATCAGCAGCGCACCGGCACGCGGATCGCATCTTCGGGATCGCGTCGGTGCTACGTTGAAACCAAACGTCAGGCGAAGAAGCATTTCGCTGCCATCCTTGATGAGCAGCGGGTCGGCGGCTGA
- a CDS encoding metallophosphoesterase family protein — MAADTTLLFHISDIHFGLEDNRALDWLRQEIAEQRPAAVAITGDLTMRARHREFDAARHWIRSLDVPVTVEVGNHDLPYFNLIERFFQPYRRFRGIADRVEREIDLPGLAIVPLKTAVRAQPRLNWSKGWISSRALDKCLTAIDTLPDGVQALVACHHPLREVGTAGTALTHGGNRALAELAKRPVLAVLSGHVHDAFDIVEDTKNGPVRMIGAGTLSKRTRSTPPSFNELTWDGETLRVRVRNLESVRTRDMQIDDVPEDARPPREPGEPVAPVRQIPRTDPPVH, encoded by the coding sequence ATGGCGGCTGACACGACTCTCCTCTTCCACATCAGCGATATCCACTTCGGGCTGGAGGATAATCGCGCGCTCGACTGGCTCAGGCAGGAAATCGCGGAACAGCGTCCCGCAGCGGTTGCGATCACCGGCGATCTGACGATGCGTGCGCGCCATCGCGAATTCGACGCGGCCCGGCACTGGATCCGTTCGCTCGACGTGCCGGTGACGGTGGAAGTCGGAAATCACGATCTGCCCTATTTCAACCTGATCGAACGGTTCTTCCAACCCTATCGCCGGTTTCGCGGGATCGCCGATCGGGTGGAGCGAGAGATCGACCTGCCCGGCCTCGCGATCGTGCCGCTCAAGACCGCGGTGCGCGCCCAGCCGCGCCTCAACTGGTCGAAGGGCTGGATAAGCTCACGCGCGCTGGACAAGTGCCTGACAGCGATCGATACCCTGCCCGATGGGGTGCAGGCCCTCGTCGCCTGCCATCATCCCTTGCGCGAGGTCGGGACGGCAGGAACCGCGCTTACGCACGGGGGCAACCGGGCACTGGCCGAACTGGCGAAACGCCCCGTGCTCGCCGTGCTGTCGGGTCATGTCCATGATGCTTTCGACATCGTCGAGGACACGAAGAACGGCCCGGTGCGCATGATCGGCGCAGGCACCCTGTCGAAGCGCACGCGATCGACGCCGCCCAGCTTCAACGAACTGACCTGGGATGGCGAGACGCTGCGCGTGCGGGTCCGCAATCTGGAAAGCGTCCGCACGCGCGACATGCAGATCGACGATGTGCCCGAAGACGCACGACCCCCGCGCGAGCCCGGCGAACCCGTGGCCCCGGTGCGGCAGATTCCGCGAACCGATCCCCCGGTCCATTGA
- a CDS encoding TolC family outer membrane protein has product MKGRRALPAMPALVVGAALFAVPASADTLREALVEAYRTNPNLQAARADQRAVDEGVPIEKSAGRPSVDATGRYSEFLNQSSTSFTAPERAVTANIDLGVPIYSGGAVKNAVRAAKERVQAGQADLRATESAVFSQVVAAYMDVIRNEAIVGLAANQVDVLSTNLQATSDRFEIGDLTRTDVAQSESRLAVAQSDFRSAQANLVTARENYIALVGEAPTDLQPPPPLPGLPASPEAAVDAALENNPDLIAARERAQAAGYDIDVAGAGRLPRVSLFTGYGYENYLGTLGGAVTDDPTLPDADVSQTSASVTAGVSLSIPIFQGGRPAALQRQAQARASAALEGVIATERDVIAQVRAAYSSWQASLAIIESSQSAVAAAELSLEGVRAENSIGNRTILDVLNAEQELLNAQVELVTARRNAYVAGFSLLAAMGRAEARDLGLDGDGLLYDPQLNFERVEGKWFDWDRDPEPVAQSTRTVDIPAQDADIPEQ; this is encoded by the coding sequence ATGAAGGGGAGGCGCGCATTGCCGGCCATGCCGGCACTGGTGGTCGGTGCAGCACTGTTTGCGGTGCCCGCCAGCGCCGATACCCTGCGCGAGGCATTGGTCGAAGCCTATCGCACCAATCCGAACCTTCAGGCTGCGCGCGCCGATCAGCGCGCGGTTGACGAAGGCGTGCCAATCGAAAAATCGGCGGGGCGGCCCAGCGTCGATGCCACTGGCCGATATTCCGAGTTTCTCAACCAGAGCTCCACCAGTTTCACAGCGCCCGAACGCGCCGTCACCGCCAATATCGATCTGGGCGTCCCGATCTATTCCGGGGGCGCGGTCAAGAACGCGGTTCGCGCCGCCAAAGAGCGTGTACAAGCCGGGCAGGCCGACCTGCGAGCTACCGAATCGGCCGTTTTCAGCCAGGTTGTCGCGGCCTATATGGACGTGATCCGCAACGAGGCGATCGTCGGATTGGCCGCCAACCAGGTCGATGTTCTTTCGACCAATCTCCAGGCCACCAGCGACCGTTTCGAGATCGGGGACCTGACTCGCACCGACGTTGCCCAGTCCGAATCGCGGCTTGCCGTTGCGCAGAGCGATTTTCGTTCCGCACAGGCAAATCTGGTCACCGCGCGGGAAAACTATATCGCGCTGGTTGGCGAGGCGCCGACCGATCTGCAACCGCCTCCGCCCCTGCCGGGCCTGCCCGCCAGTCCGGAGGCTGCGGTCGACGCCGCGCTTGAGAACAATCCCGATTTGATCGCTGCGCGCGAGCGGGCGCAGGCGGCCGGTTACGATATCGATGTCGCCGGTGCCGGACGGCTGCCGCGGGTCTCGCTGTTCACCGGCTACGGGTATGAAAACTACCTGGGTACGCTTGGCGGCGCGGTGACCGATGATCCGACTCTGCCCGATGCCGACGTATCGCAGACATCGGCCAGTGTCACGGCGGGCGTTTCCCTCAGCATTCCGATTTTCCAGGGCGGGCGTCCGGCTGCGCTGCAACGACAGGCCCAGGCGCGTGCTTCGGCCGCGCTCGAAGGCGTCATCGCGACCGAGCGTGACGTGATTGCGCAAGTGCGCGCTGCCTATTCCAGCTGGCAGGCCTCGCTTGCGATTATCGAAAGCTCGCAATCGGCGGTCGCCGCCGCCGAATTGAGCCTGGAGGGTGTGCGCGCCGAAAACTCGATCGGCAACCGCACGATTCTCGACGTGCTCAACGCAGAGCAGGAATTGCTCAACGCGCAAGTCGAACTCGTGACTGCGCGGCGTAACGCTTACGTCGCCGGGTTCAGCCTGCTTGCCGCGATGGGCCGCGCCGAAGCGCGCGATCTCGGCCTCGACGGAGACGGTCTGCTCTACGATCCGCAGCTCAATTTCGAGCGGGTCGAAGGCAAGTGGTTCGATTGGGACCGGGACCCGGAGCCAGTCGCGCAATCGACAAGAACCGTTGACATCCCGGCGCAGGACGCTGACATTCCAGAGCAATGA
- a CDS encoding diacylglycerol/lipid kinase family protein: MGPLWLVVNSASGSNTPAAIDALEDCCNDHGLTLARRIDFPDDPLPNATTLDEAGVETLAVYAGDGTINAAVTALYGWGGTILVLPGGTMNLLAQRLHGDADAQDILSRFGSGAARRVRPEVIRTAHGDALAGLLAGPGTSWYAVREAMREADIAAMADSAGEAFAETTNGAMLRCRDPQIGRSEGYPLIELTPGPWGMQIDAYYAENAGEFLQQGWALLRRQFRDGPHDRLGLLDRIAVANSAGEPVGLLIDGEPAQGRAQEEFVMAACEVDLLATGHGG; this comes from the coding sequence ATGGGTCCTCTCTGGCTGGTGGTCAATTCCGCAAGCGGTAGCAACACCCCCGCCGCGATCGACGCGCTGGAAGACTGCTGCAACGATCATGGCCTGACGCTCGCCCGCCGGATCGACTTTCCCGACGATCCGCTGCCCAATGCCACGACCCTCGACGAAGCCGGCGTCGAGACACTGGCAGTCTATGCCGGCGACGGCACGATCAATGCAGCGGTGACCGCTCTCTACGGCTGGGGCGGCACGATCCTGGTCCTGCCCGGTGGGACGATGAACCTCCTGGCGCAACGGTTGCATGGCGATGCCGATGCGCAGGACATTCTCTCCCGCTTCGGTAGCGGTGCGGCGCGGCGGGTTCGCCCCGAGGTCATTCGCACGGCGCACGGCGATGCCCTGGCCGGTCTTCTCGCCGGGCCGGGAACCAGCTGGTACGCAGTGCGCGAGGCAATGCGCGAGGCGGATATTGCCGCCATGGCGGACAGCGCCGGCGAGGCCTTCGCGGAAACGACCAATGGTGCAATGCTTCGCTGCCGCGATCCGCAGATCGGACGCAGCGAAGGCTATCCGCTGATCGAACTGACCCCCGGCCCATGGGGAATGCAGATCGATGCCTATTATGCGGAAAATGCCGGCGAGTTCCTGCAGCAGGGCTGGGCCCTGCTCCGCCGTCAGTTTCGGGACGGACCGCACGACCGGCTCGGGCTGCTCGACCGGATCGCGGTGGCAAACAGCGCGGGCGAACCCGTCGGCCTGCTGATCGACGGCGAACCGGCGCAGGGGCGCGCACAGGAAGAATTCGTCATGGCCGCGTGCGAGGTCGATCTGCTAGCGACCGGGCATGGCGGCTGA
- a CDS encoding sensor histidine kinase, with product MVETAPADERARVPVVTVLASMAGLWLCYFLLTTVRAAIVGFEPQVEMLWRRGLVTLVGIGMTVLLWAILRLFDNRPLWAKILAAVLIAVPIAIPIAQTNQWVFADMQRKVEENFGRDRGINIRRDEAGNLLVDIPPERFRDLTGLGVSNEAATAGAPASVMIAPAPSRLDQWLQVVDIALGRYFLLLAWASLYFAMLAGAQARAAERREDRFRSAAKAAELRSLRYQVNPHFLFNTLNSLSSLVMTGRTDRAETMIQSIAGFYRHSLAEDPTNDVAIEDEFELQRQYLAIEAVRFPDRLEAVFDLPADLAEARVPGMILQPLVENSVRYAVAPHKKPVTIRVAAREDYGRLAITVEDDGPGTSSSAGQGFGIGLANVRDRLQARFGREASLTSGPVEGGYLTEIRIPLVKHG from the coding sequence ATGGTCGAAACCGCTCCCGCCGACGAGCGCGCCCGCGTGCCGGTCGTCACCGTCCTCGCCTCCATGGCGGGGCTGTGGCTGTGCTATTTTCTGCTTACCACCGTTCGCGCCGCAATCGTCGGATTCGAGCCTCAGGTCGAAATGCTCTGGCGGCGCGGGCTGGTCACACTGGTCGGCATCGGCATGACCGTGCTGCTCTGGGCGATCCTGCGACTGTTCGACAATCGCCCGCTGTGGGCCAAGATCCTGGCGGCGGTGCTGATCGCAGTCCCCATCGCAATCCCCATCGCACAGACCAATCAGTGGGTCTTTGCCGACATGCAGCGCAAGGTCGAAGAAAATTTCGGCCGCGATCGCGGAATCAACATCCGCCGCGACGAGGCCGGGAATCTGCTGGTCGATATCCCGCCCGAACGGTTCCGGGACCTGACCGGGCTGGGGGTAAGCAACGAAGCGGCGACGGCGGGCGCACCGGCCAGCGTGATGATCGCGCCGGCCCCATCGCGGCTCGACCAATGGCTGCAGGTGGTCGATATCGCACTCGGCCGCTATTTCCTGCTGCTTGCCTGGGCATCGCTCTATTTCGCGATGCTGGCAGGGGCGCAGGCGCGCGCAGCCGAACGGCGCGAAGACCGTTTCCGCAGCGCCGCCAAAGCCGCCGAACTGCGATCTTTGCGCTACCAGGTAAACCCGCATTTCCTGTTCAACACGCTCAATTCGCTGTCGTCGCTGGTCATGACCGGCAGGACCGACCGGGCCGAAACCATGATCCAGTCGATCGCCGGCTTCTACCGTCACAGCCTGGCGGAAGACCCGACGAACGATGTGGCGATAGAGGACGAATTCGAACTTCAGCGTCAGTATCTCGCCATCGAAGCGGTGCGGTTCCCCGACCGGCTGGAAGCGGTCTTCGATCTGCCGGCCGATCTTGCCGAAGCGCGGGTGCCGGGCATGATCCTTCAGCCGCTGGTCGAAAACTCGGTGCGCTACGCCGTCGCCCCGCACAAGAAGCCGGTCACCATCCGGGTCGCCGCGCGCGAAGACTACGGACGGCTCGCAATCACGGTGGAGGACGACGGCCCCGGAACGTCATCGTCTGCCGGCCAGGGGTTCGGGATCGGCCTCGCCAACGTGCGCGATCGCCTGCAGGCCCGCTTCGGGCGCGAGGCGTCGCTCACCTCCGGCCCGGTCGAAGGCGGTTATCTGACTGAAATTCGCATCCCTCTGGTGAAACATGGCTGA
- a CDS encoding protein-L-isoaspartate O-methyltransferase family protein, protein MTLAETRPPETDFAAARRAMIDSQLRTSGVNDAFVLERMIAVPREDHVPDSARRVAYMDRAIAFDDGGHIAAPLFYGAMLNEARPVADDGVLVVDGGSGYLPALLEPLVALVKTVTPEGAQGTLRGTYSLILVDGAVEVFPATLTRRLAEGGRIVTGLIENGVTRLAAGRAAGNGIGWLRLAEMGIPRLPIFDAPKRWSF, encoded by the coding sequence ATGACACTTGCTGAAACCCGCCCCCCCGAAACCGATTTCGCCGCCGCACGGCGCGCCATGATCGACAGCCAGCTTCGCACGAGCGGCGTCAACGATGCGTTCGTGCTCGAACGGATGATTGCGGTTCCGCGCGAAGACCACGTGCCGGATTCCGCGCGCCGGGTGGCCTATATGGACCGCGCGATCGCGTTCGACGATGGCGGACATATCGCGGCACCGCTGTTTTACGGCGCCATGCTGAACGAAGCGCGGCCTGTGGCGGATGACGGCGTGCTCGTGGTCGATGGTGGCAGCGGCTATCTGCCCGCGCTGCTCGAACCGCTAGTCGCATTGGTCAAGACGGTCACGCCGGAAGGGGCGCAGGGGACGCTGCGCGGAACCTATTCGCTGATTCTGGTCGATGGTGCGGTCGAGGTGTTTCCCGCCACCCTCACCCGCCGCCTGGCCGAAGGCGGCCGGATCGTCACGGGTCTGATCGAAAACGGCGTGACGCGCCTTGCCGCGGGCCGCGCCGCAGGCAACGGGATCGGTTGGCTGCGTCTGGCCGAAATGGGCATTCCGCGCTTGCCGATCTTCGACGCGCCGAAGCGATGGAGCTTCTGA
- a CDS encoding LytR/AlgR family response regulator transcription factor — protein MAEDDDKPFRTLIVDDEPLAVERMQVICAKLPELAVVGTASDGAAALRLVEALSPDLVLLDMTMPEVDGLSVARKLAKRAQRPAVIFVTAHDNFAVEAFDLDAVDYVLKPVAHERLARAIERAVSRRSKPVRSESKWLAELWVPHRSELLRIEIDQIDRIDAERDYVRLHLDDRSYLLLQTIAGLEERLDPAEFIRVHRSTILRRDRIRGLRHDGLGVWSAELEDGEAVRIGRTYLPKVKAMAGR, from the coding sequence ATGGCTGAAGACGACGACAAACCCTTTCGCACCCTGATCGTCGATGACGAACCGCTGGCGGTCGAACGGATGCAGGTCATCTGCGCCAAGCTGCCCGAACTCGCGGTGGTAGGAACCGCCAGCGATGGCGCAGCCGCGCTGCGACTGGTGGAGGCTCTCAGCCCCGATCTCGTCCTGCTCGACATGACTATGCCCGAAGTCGACGGGCTTTCGGTCGCCCGCAAACTGGCGAAGCGTGCGCAGAGGCCTGCGGTGATCTTCGTCACTGCGCACGACAACTTCGCGGTCGAGGCGTTCGATCTCGATGCAGTCGATTACGTGCTCAAGCCCGTGGCGCATGAGCGTCTCGCGCGCGCTATCGAACGCGCCGTGTCGCGGCGCAGCAAGCCGGTCCGAAGCGAAAGCAAGTGGCTCGCCGAATTGTGGGTGCCGCATCGTTCCGAACTGCTGCGGATCGAGATCGACCAGATCGACCGCATCGACGCGGAACGCGATTATGTCCGCCTGCACCTGGACGATCGCAGCTATCTTCTGCTGCAAACGATCGCCGGGCTCGAAGAACGGCTCGATCCTGCGGAGTTCATCCGCGTCCATCGGTCGACGATTTTGAGAAGGGATCGTATTCGGGGCCTTCGCCATGACGGGCTGGGCGTCTGGTCGGCCGAACTGGAAGACGGTGAAGCCGTGCGGATCGGGCGCACTTATCTGCCCAAGGTCAAGGCAATGGCCGGGCGATAG
- a CDS encoding phytase, which translates to MRRAGSFVSLAALLAAGCATAPIMGDPAVEVTATAETDPVGTANADAADDPAIWRNAADPAASLIVATDKKAGLYVYDLNGKVRHFLAGGLLNNVDLFELADGTVIVGASDRTDPANAKIALFTLDTGRGALTRIDTIVVGPGEGYGFCMGPGRDGADAMLYSPVKDGSLHGQALRWNEGQPSVETVFRHKLATQPEGCVVDPRDGTLYVGEEMAGVWRFRMDGTPGELVARIDNAMLVADVEGLAIAPEGREGGLLIASSQGDNAYAAYRLPDMEPVGRFRIAAGAFGAAEETDGIDLVLGDFGPAFPAGLFVAQDGMNAPAAQNFKLVRWDSIRDALARGVDGGQP; encoded by the coding sequence ATGCGCCGGGCGGGTTCCTTCGTCTCGCTGGCCGCGTTGCTCGCCGCCGGTTGTGCGACCGCCCCGATCATGGGCGATCCGGCGGTTGAGGTCACCGCGACGGCGGAGACCGATCCGGTCGGCACGGCCAATGCCGACGCCGCCGACGATCCGGCGATCTGGCGCAACGCCGCCGATCCTGCGGCGAGCCTGATTGTCGCGACCGACAAGAAGGCGGGCCTCTACGTCTACGATCTGAACGGCAAGGTGCGGCACTTCCTGGCCGGCGGACTGCTCAACAATGTCGATCTGTTCGAGCTGGCCGATGGAACCGTGATCGTGGGGGCCAGTGACCGGACTGATCCTGCCAATGCCAAAATCGCGCTGTTCACGCTCGATACCGGGCGCGGTGCACTGACACGGATCGACACGATCGTGGTCGGGCCGGGCGAGGGCTATGGCTTCTGCATGGGGCCGGGTCGCGATGGCGCGGATGCGATGCTCTATTCGCCGGTCAAGGACGGATCGCTGCATGGCCAGGCTCTGCGCTGGAACGAGGGGCAGCCAAGCGTCGAGACGGTGTTCCGCCACAAGCTGGCCACCCAACCCGAAGGGTGTGTCGTCGATCCGCGCGACGGTACGCTCTACGTGGGCGAGGAAATGGCCGGTGTCTGGCGCTTCCGCATGGACGGCACGCCGGGCGAGCTGGTGGCGCGCATCGATAACGCCATGCTGGTGGCCGACGTCGAAGGTCTGGCGATTGCGCCCGAGGGTCGTGAGGGCGGGCTGCTGATCGCGTCGAGCCAGGGCGACAACGCCTATGCCGCCTATCGCCTGCCGGACATGGAGCCGGTTGGCCGTTTCCGCATCGCCGCCGGGGCCTTCGGCGCTGCCGAAGAAACCGACGGGATCGATCTCGTGCTCGGCGATTTCGGGCCGGCGTTTCCAGCGGGTCTGTTCGTGGCGCAGGACGGCATGAACGCCCCGGCCGCGCAGAACTTCAAGCTCGTTCGATGGGACAGCATTCGCGACGCGCTGGCGCGCGGCGTCGACGGGGGCCAGCCATAA